The sequence CAGACAGTCACGCTCTTTTACGCTCATGAGTAGTTCCATCCCGGATAGTTCGCCGCGCGACGACGACGACACTACCACCGGACATTTCTACTTTGCACCAACCGGACATTATCACGTTGCGCTTACACATCCATCTCCATGAATTAGCACTCTCAATGCGAGAGTGCCAACCAGCGAGGCAATCTTATGCTCGTCCGTGATGTCGTCTGCGCCCTCGAAACCCTCGCCCCGCCCGAACTCGCGGAAGAATGGGACAACTGCGGCTTGCAGGTAGGCGATCCAGATTCCGAGACCAGCGGCTGCCTTCTCGCCCTGGACATGACCGCCGAGACCGTGGCCGAGACCCGCAAGAACGGCTTCGGGTTGCTGATCGTTCACCATCCGCCCTTGTTCCGTCCACTGTCGACGATACGCCCTGACGTGCCCTGTGGCCAGGCGATCATGGCGGCAATACGAGTTGGCGTGTCGGTCTATGCGGCTCATACCAGCGTGGACAACGCCCCGGATTGGGGCACTCCCGCTGCCCTGGCGGCTCAGCTCGGGCTGTCACCGGGTCCGACCCTCGCACCCACGGCACGTCCGATATCGGCCGCCGTCCGGCTGGTCATGTTGACAGGAGAGCCTGACGTGGTCGATGCGCTCCTGGCTCAGAGCGATCTGTCACAAGTTCCTTCCACTGCGTGGCGCGTGCTTGGGCAAGATGAAGGAATCCCGCGGATTCGGGTGGAACTGGAAGTCCCGGAAGCCCAGTTCCAGGGCATTGTAGCCCGTGCGGCGAAGTTTGGGGTCCACCTCACCGTCCTGCGCCCTGAGGGGGCCGGCGGCCCTGGGGGCACCGGCATGCTGGTGCGGGTGCCGCCGATGTCTCTCGCGGCTCTGGCGGAGTATGTCTCGCGGAAGATGCCCGCAGCTTCTCTCGTCCTGGCCGGGCGGATGGACAAGACCATTCAGACCGTGGCACTTATCCCGGGTTCCGGAGGAAGCCTCGTGGAGCTTGCCGCGTCCAGCGCGGATGCGCTGGTCACCGGTGAATGCGGCTACCACGACGCCCTGCGGGCGGAGGAGCTCGGACTGGGTCTAGTGCTGGCGGGGCACTATGACACAGAGCGCCCGGTGCTCAATCTGCTTGCGCGAGGCCTGCGGGAGAGGCTCGGGAAGGACTTTGCGGTCGGCATCAGCCAGTCCCGCACCGACCCTTTCACAGCGCGCCGGCCAGACCTGTGACGCTAGCGGTGCCCGGCGTCCACCCGTCTGAAGCAGCCCAATACACAGGAGGCCTCACATGGCCCAGGAACTGGACATTCTCTTCGAACTGCAGCAGGTGGACAGTGGTCTCGCGCTGCGCAGGCAAACACTGGCGAGTCTCGACGACGGCACGGAGACCGAGAATCGCCTGCGCCAGGCAAAGAAGCGGCTGGCGTTGCTCGACAAGAAGCGACAGGAGATTGAGGCCACCTACAGGGACAAGGACCTGCAGCTCAGGGGCACGGAGGAAGAGCGGGCTGCGCGCACAAAGCAGGCTTACGGTGGCACGGTTACCGACCCCAAGCAATTGCGCGCCTTGCAGCAGAAGATCGCGGAACTGGAGCGCACCAAAGAGCGCCTGGAAGAGGAGCTGCTGGTGCTTCTGGACCAGGGCGAGGAAGCGCAGAAAGCCGTTGACGCCCAGCGGGAGGCGGCCCGTGGTCTGCTCAAGCAACTGAACGAGTTGCGCGAGCGCAGCTCCGGGCAGTCCGAACGCCTAAAGGCCGAAATCGAGGAACTCGAAACGCGGCGCGAAGTACTTGCCACCCAGGTGAGCGAGAGCATGCTCAAGCAGTATGAGCAGTTGCGCGAGAAGCTGGGGGGCGTGGCGGTCTCGGCCGTGAAGGAAGGTTCCTGCAGCCAGTGCCACCTGAGCGTCCCCAGCACCTACGCCCCGCGTTTGCGAGCTCGCGAGCAGGGGGTGAAGTGCGAAAACTGCCGCCGAATCCTCTACCTGCCCGAAGGGGAGAGCCCCTTCGTGCCGGGGGAGGACAACTAGACCCCCAGTAGCTTCTCGGCATTGCGCCAGCCGATCTTCTCGTACACCTCGCGAGAGATGCTGCCCGTCGCGACCGCATTGTTCAGATAGTCGATGATCGGCGTCTCATTGCGCACATCCGCGAAATCGGTGCCGAAGAAGAGGCGGTCCTGGAACTCCTCCATGAACGCGAAACCGAAGTCGGGGTCGCGGCTGATGGCGTTGAAGCCGCTGCCGGCTGACAGGTCCCCCAGCAAGTTCGGGTACTCCCGCATGAGTCGCACCACCGCGCCGCCTTCGGCCACCGGGCCTCTGGGGTAAGTGTTCCGGGCCTCCGCGGTCAGGTCGCCGCTGATTTCTGCCCAGAACGGCTGTGAGTGCCCGAGGAACTTCACTCCCGGGAACTTGCGCAACGCTCCCTCGAGGCCCGGCAAGCCCATCTCGTCTGCAAGACCGTAGTAGCCGTAGAGCTTCGGGGCAATGTGGAATGTGAGTGGAAGCCCCCGCTCCCCGGCGTGCGCAAGGAGGTTCTCCACCCGCGGGTCGTCCCAGGTCAGATTACAGCAGACCTCGCCGATGCCTCTGCAGCCTCGCTCCAGGTAGTGATCCATGAGGTAGCCCAGGTCGGC comes from Armatimonadota bacterium and encodes:
- a CDS encoding amidohydrolase family protein; this translates as MFIDIHVHARLFDYPERNVPGGGRYATPEEIIGKLGPRGVRKAVVFARVNPDVGWFVQPVEEILEMARQYPDFIIPFMNVDPRMVMNAPEADLGYLMDHYLERGCRGIGEVCCNLTWDDPRVENLLAHAGERGLPLTFHIAPKLYGYYGLADEMGLPGLEGALRKFPGVKFLGHSQPFWAEISGDLTAEARNTYPRGPVAEGGAVVRLMREYPNLLGDLSAGSGFNAISRDPDFGFAFMEEFQDRLFFGTDFADVRNETPIIDYLNNAVATGSISREVYEKIGWRNAEKLLGV